Below is a genomic region from Deltaproteobacteria bacterium.
GGTAAAAGAATTTTTCGACTCACTGCCGGAGAGGTTGATGGCCGACCCGGGTAAAATTAGCGGGATGCAGTGCGTGTACCAGTTCAATATAGACGGCGAGGGTGGGGGAAGGTGGTATGTCACGATCGATGATGGCCGGGTAACGGTGAACGAGGGAGGCGCCGAAAACCCCGACTCGGTAATCACGATGGCCGATACCGATTTCCTGGGGCTCATATCGGGCAGCCTCGCTCCCCA
It encodes:
- a CDS encoding sterol-binding protein — translated: MAETTVKEFFDSLPERLMADPGKISGMQCVYQFNIDGEGGGRWYVTIDDGRVTVNEGGAENPDSVITMADTDFLGLISGSLAPQMAFMMGKLKVAGNMGLALKLGSFLKA